A part of Thermoflexus hugenholtzii JAD2 genomic DNA contains:
- a CDS encoding diacylglycerol kinase family protein, producing the protein MRARTLWESFGFAFAGLRYAWRTQRNLRIHGAITILVIALAGLLGFDPLRWAVLLLTIAMVWAAELFNTALEAVVDLVSPAFHPMARIAKDVSAGMVLLCAIAAVLIGLALFGPPLWALGARFR; encoded by the coding sequence GTGCGCGCGCGCACCCTATGGGAGAGTTTCGGCTTCGCCTTCGCCGGGCTGCGCTACGCCTGGCGGACCCAGCGGAACCTGCGGATCCATGGGGCGATTACGATCCTGGTGATCGCCCTCGCCGGGCTGCTCGGGTTCGACCCCCTCCGCTGGGCCGTCCTCCTGCTCACCATCGCCATGGTATGGGCGGCGGAGCTGTTCAACACGGCCCTGGAAGCGGTGGTGGACCTCGTCAGCCCCGCCTTCCATCCGATGGCCCGGATCGCCAAGGACGTGTCGGCGGGGATGGTCCTGCTGTGCGCCATCGCCGCTGTGCTGATCGGCCTGGCCCTCTTCGGCCCACCCCTGTGGGCCCTCGGTGCCCGCTTTCGCTGA